The following coding sequences lie in one Leishmania donovani BPK282A1 complete genome, chromosome 11 genomic window:
- a CDS encoding 40S ribosomal protein S21, putative, with the protein MATIGMFNEEGENVDLYIPRKCHATNTLIEAHDHAAVQISIANVGPNGVINGTTTTLCIAGYLRSQGESDHAINHITID; encoded by the coding sequence ATGGCCACCATTGGCATGTTcaacgaggagggcgagaatGTTGACCTCTACATCCCGCGCAAGTGCCACGCGACCAACACGCTGATTGAGGCGCACGAccacgccgccgtgcagATCTCGATCGCGAACGTTGGCCCGAACGGCGTGATCAAcggcacgacgacgacgctgtgCATTGCTGGCTACCTGCGCTCGCAGGGCGAGTCGGACCACGCGATCAACCACATCACGATCGAC
- a CDS encoding 40S ribosomal protein S21, putative has translation MHKCVTLLRASSRHTHPYWVSMRKCRLPRSEAEDVQCTPDSTYFAACSSPDRLCVLFFYVPALHWPTRNTGNNTCHTAHDHYATTTPPFISYLFLNSVPTLHLCSASSLFLSQLHLPPRATMATIGMFNEEGENVDLYIPRKCHATNTLIEAHDHAAVQISIANVGPNGVINGTTTTLCIAGYLRSQGESDHAINHITIDRG, from the coding sequence ATGCACAAGTGTGTGACACTGCTCAGGGCATCCTCTCGCCATACGCACCCGTACTGGGTTTCCATGCGAAAATGCCGCCTACCACGAAGCGAGGCAGAGGACGTACAGTGCACACCTGACTCGACTTACTTCGCCGCTTGTTCGTCTCCTGACCGCCtttgtgttttgtttttctaCGTCCCTGCCTTGCACTGGCCGACTCGCAACACTGGCAACAACACATGCCACACCGCTCATGATCACTACGCGACCACCACGCCACCATTTATCTCCTACCTATTCCTCAACAGTGTGCCCACACTACACCTTTGCTCAGCCTCAAGTCTATTCCTCTCTCAGCTCCATCTCCCGCCGCGCGCAACGATGGCCACCATTGGCATGTTcaacgaggagggcgagaatGTTGACCTCTACATCCCGCGCAAGTGCCACGCGACCAACACGCTGATTGAGGCGCACGAccacgccgccgtgcagATCTCGATCGCGAACGTTGGCCCGAACGGCGTGATCAAcggcacgacgacgacgctgtgCATTGCTGGCTACCTGCGCTCGCAGGGCGAGTCGGACCACGCGATCAACCACATCACGATCGACCGCGGC